The following are encoded in a window of Cervus canadensis isolate Bull #8, Minnesota chromosome 11, ASM1932006v1, whole genome shotgun sequence genomic DNA:
- the LOC122449295 gene encoding olfactory receptor 51A4-like, whose translation MELINTSWFQPPTLLLTGIPGLEAVQIWISIPLCVMYLIALLGNSTIFFIIKTTSSLHEPQYIFLSMLAATDVGLSLSTLPTVLSVFLLNHREIEFHSCLMQMFFIHTFSSMESAILLAMAFDRFVAIRNPLHYTVILTHSQIMGMGLVAMIRGVVLMVPLPILLKRLPFCKDVILSHSYCYHPDVMKLAGGPITVNIIYGLSLVLCTFGVDSMFIVISYILILKTVLGIASKDGQLKALNTYVSHIFTVCIFYVPLIVLALIHRFGTFTSPLLHVTMANLFLFLTRVLNPLVYSLKTKQIRITVHKVFKSRKNLLT comes from the coding sequence ATGGAGCTTATAAACACTAGCTGGTTCCAGCCACCCACTCTCCTTTTAACAGGCATCCCTGGACTTGAAGCTGTACAAATATGGATCTCTATCCCACTGTGTGTCATGTACCTAATTGCCCTCCTAGGAAACAGCACTATCTTCTTCATCATCAAAACCACCTCCAGCCTTCACGAGCCTCAGTACATCTTCCTGTCTATGCTGGCAGCCACAGATGTGGGTCTGTCTTTATCAACTCTGCCTACAGTCCTCAGTGTCTTCCTCCTGAATCACAGAGAGATTGAGTTTCACTCCTGCCTAATGCAGATGTTCTTTATCCACACCTTCTCCTCCATGGAGTCAGCCATCCTGCTGGCCATGGCCTTTGATAGATTTGTAGCTATTCGCAACCCACTGCACTACACAGTAATCTTAACCCATTCTCAGATTATGGGAATGGGGCTTGTAGCCATGATTAGGGGTGTGGTGTTGATGGTACCTTTGCCAATTTTGCTCAAGCGATTGCCCTTCTGCAAGGATGTCATTCTATCACATAGTTATTGCTACCACCCTGATGTTATGAAGCTGGCTGGTGGCCCTATCACAGTCAACATCATTTATGGGTTGTCCCTTGTCCTGTGCACCTTTGGAGTTGACTCTATGTTCATTGTCATTTCATACATCCTAATTTTGAAGACAGTGCTGGGTATTGCCTCCAAAGATGGTCAGCTCAAGGCACTTAATACCTATGTTTCCCACATTTTCACTGTCTGCATCTTTTATGTGCCACTCATTGTGTTGGCTCTAATTCATAGGTTTGGGACATTCAcatctcctcttcttcatgtcaCCATGGCCAACCTCTTCCTCTTCCTAACTCGTGTTCTCAACCCCTTGGTTTACAGTCTAAAAACCAAACAGATAAGGATCACAGTGCATAAGGTATTCAAGAGCAGGAAAAATTTGCTCACATAA
- the LOC122449624 gene encoding olfactory receptor 51H1-like, which translates to MWSFNHTASNSPTFSFVGIPGLEAAQIWISIPFCLLYLLALVGNALLLILVKAEQNLHEPQFYFLAMLALTDLGLSLSTMPSVLAIFWFNVHYIGLDACLTQMFFIHALSSVESGVLVAMAFDRLVAVCAPLNYTRLLTHSTVACLGGAAVTRGAILVGPLPFLLRTFPFCGANSLSHSYCYLPDMLNLACGDATFSGVYGLIFVLFTFAVDVVFILASYMKILATVIKLENQDRNWKSLHTCACHLCTVFVFYLPLISLAVLHRYTQNTSPILFTSMSNAYLLMTPLLNPLVYSLKSRQIQAALCKRFWVQRVFAGE; encoded by the coding sequence ATGTGGTCTTTTAATCACACTGCCTCTAATTCGCCCACCTTCTCCTTCGTTGGTATTCCTGGTCTGGAGGCTGCCCAAATATGGATCTCCATTCCCTTCTGCCTCCTGTACCTCCTAGCCCTTGTAGGAAATGCTCTTCTGCTTATCTTAGTTAAAGCAGAACAGAATCTTCATGAACCTCAGTTCTATTTCTTGGCCATGCTGGCCCTTACTGACCTAGGCCTTTCATTGTCTACAATGCCTAGTGTCTTGGCTATCTTCTGGTTCAATGTCCACTACATTGGCCTGGACGCCTGCTTAACCCAAATGTTCTTCATCCACGCCCTCTCCTCAGTAGAATCAGGTGTCCTGGTAGCCATGGCTTTTGACCGCCTGGTAGCTGTCTGCGCTCCACTGAACTACACCAGGCTCCTGACCCACTCTACTGTCGCCTGCCTTGGTGGAGCTGCTGTCACACGCGGTGCCATCCTGGTGGGCCCTCTGCCTTTCCTCCTCAGGACCTTCCCTTTCTGTGGGGCCAATAGCCTCTCACACTCTTACTGCTACCTCCCTGATATGCTGAACCTGGCCTGTGGAGACGCCACTTTTAGCGGTGTCTATGGATTGATCTTTGTACTCTTCACATTTGCAGTAGATGTTGTCTTCATCTTAGCTTCGTACATGAAGATCTTGGCCACTGTTATAAAGCTGGAGAATCAAGACAGAAACTGGAAATCACTGCATACCTGTGCCTGTCACCTATGCACAGTATTTGTGTTTTATCTGCCCCTCATCAGCTTGGCAGTGCTGCATCGCTACACTCAGAACACTTCCCCAATTCTGTTTACCAGCATGAGTAATGCCTACCTCCTCATGACACCACTGCTCAACCCTCTTGTCTACAGTCTCAAATCCAGGCAGatccaggctgctctgtgcaaGCGATTTTGGGTGCAACGTGTTTTTGCTGGAGAATAA